One Thermococcus kodakarensis KOD1 genomic window carries:
- a CDS encoding CBS domain-containing protein — MDVEAALEKFHSLKVSEIMPRLDTMPIVTADSDLLNVLKLLRTRHHVWVVKDRESMKLVGVIRYMDVIDILLPPESHRFKLGMTSRSMRSLLGGATKAEDVADRHPLTIEEEATVLDALIKMRRYKAQVLAVVEGERLVGEISLRILIDEFLRLLRVGGAQWKG, encoded by the coding sequence ATGGATGTCGAAGCGGCCCTTGAAAAGTTTCACTCGCTCAAAGTCTCTGAGATAATGCCTAGGCTCGATACAATGCCCATCGTAACCGCTGATTCTGACCTCCTCAACGTCCTCAAGCTCCTTAGGACGAGGCACCACGTCTGGGTCGTGAAGGACAGGGAGAGTATGAAGCTCGTCGGAGTCATCCGCTACATGGACGTCATTGACATTCTTCTCCCACCAGAGTCTCACAGGTTCAAGCTCGGAATGACGAGCAGAAGCATGAGGTCCCTTCTCGGCGGTGCGACCAAGGCTGAGGACGTCGCAGACAGGCACCCTCTAACGATTGAGGAAGAGGCAACGGTTCTCGATGCACTCATCAAGATGAGGCGCTACAAGGCCCAAGTTCTGGCAGTGGTCGAAGGAGAGAGGCTGGTCGGCGAGATAAGCCTGAGAATTCTGATAGACGAGTTCCTCAGGCTGCTCAGGGTGGGTGGTGCCCAATGGAAGGGGTAG